From Streptomyces fungicidicus, one genomic window encodes:
- a CDS encoding beta-xylosidase/alpha-l-arabinosidase — protein sequence MTADVAVETTPEAPLWNDPDRPVDARVDALIGAMTLPEKIAQLYGVWVGASASGGEVAPHQHDMEEPADLDALLPTGLGQLTRPFGTAPVDPALGALSLLRTQTRIVSAGRFGIPAVAHEECLAGFAAWGATAYPVPLSWGATFDPDVVRRMAAAIGRDMRSVGVHQGLAPVLDVVRDARWGRVEETIGEDPYLVGTIGTAYVQGLESAGIVATLKHFVGYSASRAGRNLAPASMGPRERADVLLPPFEMAVREGGARSVMHSYTDTDGLPSAADESLLTGLLRDTWGFGGTVVADYFGIAFLKTLHGVAGDWAEAAGTALKAGVDIELPTVKTFGAPLAEAVADGRVPEAVIDRALRRVLGQKAMLGLLDPDWSPVPSALDGADLDDPEALRGTIDLDGPENRELAREMAEKAVVLLANDGTLPLAAPRRIALVGPNAAEPTAVLGCYSFPQHVGVQHPEVPVGIDLPTLRDTLASEFPDAEITAVRGTGVDDGDLSGIGEAVDAARDADLVVAVLGDRAGLFGRGTSGEGCDAESLALPGAQQHLLDALLDSGRPVVTVLLAGRPYALGRAAAESAAIVQSFFPGVGGTRAIAGVLSGRTNPSGRLPVSVPRGPGSQPTTYLGARLARASEVSNVDPTPAFGFGHGLTYTSFDWSDLTVEAHEAPTNGEFTLALTVRNTGERSGTEVVQLYLHDPVASVVQPVQRLVGYTRVPLEPGESRRLRVTVPADVASFTGRDGRRIVEPGDLELRLATSSTDTTMTATVALTGPVRQVDHTRRFHAAFTQEG from the coding sequence GTGACTGCCGACGTGGCCGTAGAGACCACCCCCGAAGCCCCCCTCTGGAACGACCCCGACCGCCCCGTCGACGCCCGGGTCGACGCGCTGATCGGCGCGATGACCCTGCCCGAGAAGATCGCCCAGCTGTACGGCGTGTGGGTCGGGGCGTCCGCCAGCGGCGGCGAAGTCGCCCCCCACCAGCACGACATGGAGGAGCCGGCCGACCTCGACGCGCTGCTGCCCACCGGACTGGGCCAGCTGACCCGCCCCTTCGGCACCGCCCCCGTCGACCCGGCGCTCGGCGCGCTCTCCCTGCTGCGCACCCAGACACGCATCGTCTCGGCGGGCCGCTTCGGCATTCCCGCCGTCGCGCACGAGGAGTGCCTGGCCGGCTTCGCCGCCTGGGGCGCCACCGCCTACCCCGTCCCGCTGTCCTGGGGCGCCACCTTCGACCCGGACGTGGTGCGCCGGATGGCCGCCGCCATCGGCCGCGACATGCGCTCCGTCGGTGTCCACCAAGGGCTCGCACCCGTCCTCGACGTGGTGCGCGACGCCCGCTGGGGCCGGGTGGAGGAGACCATCGGAGAGGACCCCTACCTCGTCGGCACCATCGGCACCGCGTACGTCCAGGGCCTGGAGTCCGCGGGGATCGTCGCCACCCTCAAGCACTTCGTCGGCTACTCCGCCTCCCGCGCCGGACGCAACCTCGCCCCCGCGTCCATGGGCCCCCGCGAACGGGCCGACGTGCTGCTCCCGCCGTTCGAGATGGCCGTCCGCGAGGGCGGCGCCCGCTCGGTGATGCACTCCTACACGGACACCGACGGTCTCCCCTCCGCGGCCGACGAGAGCCTGCTGACCGGACTGCTCCGCGACACCTGGGGCTTCGGCGGCACCGTCGTCGCCGACTACTTCGGCATCGCCTTCCTCAAGACCCTGCACGGCGTCGCGGGCGACTGGGCCGAAGCCGCGGGCACCGCGCTGAAGGCCGGCGTCGACATCGAACTGCCCACCGTCAAGACCTTCGGCGCACCCCTCGCCGAGGCCGTCGCCGACGGCCGGGTACCGGAGGCGGTCATCGACCGCGCCCTGCGCCGCGTCCTCGGACAGAAGGCGATGCTCGGCCTGCTCGACCCCGACTGGAGCCCGGTGCCGTCCGCGCTCGACGGCGCCGACCTGGACGACCCGGAGGCCCTGCGCGGCACGATCGACCTTGACGGGCCCGAGAACCGGGAACTGGCCCGCGAGATGGCGGAGAAGGCCGTCGTCCTGCTCGCCAACGACGGCACCCTGCCGCTCGCCGCGCCCCGCCGCATCGCCCTGGTCGGCCCCAACGCGGCCGAACCGACCGCCGTGCTGGGCTGCTACTCCTTCCCCCAGCACGTGGGCGTGCAGCACCCCGAGGTCCCGGTCGGCATCGACCTGCCCACCTTGCGCGACACCCTGGCCTCAGAGTTCCCCGACGCGGAGATCACGGCCGTCCGCGGCACCGGGGTCGACGACGGGGACCTCTCCGGCATCGGCGAGGCGGTGGACGCGGCACGGGACGCGGACCTCGTCGTCGCCGTCCTCGGCGACCGCGCGGGCCTGTTCGGCCGCGGCACCAGCGGCGAGGGCTGCGACGCCGAGTCCCTCGCGCTGCCCGGCGCCCAGCAGCACCTGCTCGACGCGCTGCTGGACTCCGGCAGGCCGGTGGTCACCGTGCTGCTCGCAGGGCGGCCGTACGCGCTCGGCCGTGCCGCCGCCGAGTCCGCGGCGATCGTGCAGTCGTTCTTCCCCGGAGTCGGGGGCACCCGGGCGATCGCCGGGGTGCTGAGCGGCCGCACCAACCCCTCCGGACGGCTCCCGGTCAGCGTGCCGCGCGGCCCGGGCTCCCAGCCGACCACCTACCTCGGCGCACGGCTGGCCCGGGCCAGCGAGGTGTCCAACGTCGACCCGACACCGGCGTTCGGCTTCGGACACGGTCTGACGTACACGAGCTTCGACTGGAGCGACCTCACCGTGGAGGCGCACGAGGCCCCGACGAACGGCGAGTTCACCCTCGCCCTCACCGTCCGCAACACCGGCGAACGGTCCGGCACCGAGGTCGTCCAGCTGTACCTGCACGACCCGGTCGCCTCCGTCGTCCAGCCGGTGCAGCGGCTCGTCGGTTACACCCGGGTGCCGCTGGAGCCGGGGGAGTCCCGCCGCCTCCGTGTCACGGTCCCGGCCGACGTGGCCTCGTTCACCGGCCGTGACGGCCGCCGGATCGTCGAACCCGGTGACCTGGAGCTGCGTCTCGCCACGTCCAGCACCGACACGACGATGACGGCGACGGTCGCCCTGACCGGCCCCGTGCGCCAGGTGGACCACACCCGCCGCTTCCACGCGGCCTTCACCCAGGAGGGGTGA
- a CDS encoding carbohydrate ABC transporter permease, whose amino-acid sequence MRRRPNYLAGAGSLLWLFLVGLPLYVMLAATLRTRQDYAENGPVSLPDSFTLDNYTRAFDSGFGQYFFNTLVVTACVIGIVLLLVPPLAYAIVRSRGRTTSAIFRLFLLGLAIPAQAVIVPMFYLISEAGLYDNLLGVILPTAAFCLPMSALILSGAMRDISPELYEAMAMDGATPRRMFFQLVVPLSRGGLSTIVVFSALQAWNGFLFPLVLTQSDSTKVVTLGLYNFQTAHGIDIPGLLGAVVLSMVPILLVYLFARRALVQGLMGVGGK is encoded by the coding sequence ATGAGGCGCCGACCCAACTACCTGGCCGGCGCGGGCTCCCTCCTGTGGCTCTTCCTGGTCGGCCTGCCGCTGTACGTGATGCTCGCCGCGACCCTGCGCACCCGCCAGGACTACGCCGAGAACGGCCCGGTGTCCCTCCCGGACAGCTTCACCCTGGACAACTACACCCGCGCCTTCGACTCGGGCTTCGGCCAGTACTTCTTCAACACGCTCGTCGTCACCGCCTGCGTGATCGGCATCGTGCTGCTGCTGGTGCCGCCGCTCGCCTACGCGATCGTCCGCAGCCGCGGCCGGACCACCTCGGCCATCTTCCGGCTGTTCCTGCTCGGCCTCGCCATCCCGGCCCAGGCCGTCATCGTGCCGATGTTCTACCTGATCAGCGAGGCCGGCCTGTACGACAACCTGCTGGGCGTCATCCTGCCCACGGCCGCGTTCTGCCTGCCGATGTCGGCGCTGATCCTCAGCGGCGCGATGCGCGACATCTCGCCGGAGCTGTACGAGGCCATGGCCATGGACGGAGCCACCCCGCGGCGCATGTTCTTCCAGCTAGTGGTGCCGCTGTCGCGCGGCGGACTGTCCACGATCGTGGTCTTCTCCGCGCTCCAGGCGTGGAACGGCTTCCTGTTCCCGCTCGTCCTGACCCAGTCCGACTCCACCAAGGTGGTCACCCTGGGTCTGTACAACTTCCAGACCGCGCACGGCATCGACATCCCCGGTCTGCTGGGAGCCGTGGTGCTGTCCATGGTGCCCATCCTGCTCGTCTACCTGTTCGCCCGTCGCGCCCTGGTCCAGGGTCTGATGGGCGTCGGAGGAAAGTGA
- a CDS encoding carbohydrate ABC transporter permease, translated as MTTQITSARPAAGPRKGTRRRPPASSATTVGRPGFAWALPAALFFALFAIVPLIMVAVLSFMSWDGISPPRFTGTDNWSRLMDDPVMLKSIWLTLLLTALGVLLQTPLSIVLGVWAAGHQRNRAVLSVIYFIPLLLSATAVSVLWRALLDPNFGIPADAAWLFGDGNLFGEQATAIGVLAFVSTWQFTPFHTLIYQGAARAIPQVLYQAAEIDGAGRYRQFFHITLPQLRNAMITAMILMIVGGLTTFETVLILTQGGPGTDTTISAYYMYDKAFKGFDYGTGSAIALALVVASTIISLIVVRVSGYDKMRGSAEGVS; from the coding sequence ATGACCACACAGATCACGAGCGCCCGGCCCGCCGCCGGACCCCGCAAGGGGACCCGGCGGCGGCCGCCCGCCTCGTCCGCGACGACGGTGGGCCGCCCCGGCTTCGCCTGGGCACTGCCCGCCGCACTGTTCTTCGCCCTCTTCGCGATCGTCCCGCTGATCATGGTGGCGGTGCTGTCCTTCATGAGCTGGGACGGCATCAGCCCGCCCCGGTTCACCGGCACGGACAACTGGTCCCGCCTGATGGACGATCCGGTGATGCTCAAGAGCATCTGGCTGACCCTGCTCCTGACCGCGCTCGGTGTGCTCCTCCAGACGCCGCTGAGCATCGTGCTCGGTGTCTGGGCCGCCGGCCACCAGCGCAACCGGGCCGTACTGTCCGTCATCTACTTCATTCCGCTGCTGCTGTCCGCGACGGCCGTCTCCGTGCTGTGGCGGGCGCTGCTCGACCCGAACTTCGGCATCCCGGCCGACGCCGCCTGGCTGTTCGGCGACGGCAACCTCTTCGGTGAACAGGCCACCGCCATCGGGGTCCTGGCGTTCGTCAGCACCTGGCAGTTCACCCCGTTCCACACCCTGATCTACCAGGGCGCCGCCCGCGCGATCCCGCAGGTGCTGTACCAGGCGGCGGAGATCGACGGGGCGGGCCGCTACCGGCAGTTCTTCCACATCACGCTGCCGCAGCTGCGCAACGCGATGATCACCGCGATGATCCTGATGATCGTCGGCGGTCTGACCACGTTCGAGACGGTCCTCATCCTGACCCAGGGCGGACCCGGCACCGACACCACCATCAGCGCCTACTACATGTACGACAAGGCGTTCAAGGGCTTCGACTACGGCACCGGCTCCGCGATCGCCCTGGCCCTGGTCGTCGCGTCCACGATCATCTCGCTGATCGTCGTGCGGGTCTCCGGCTACGACAAGATGCGCGGCTCCGCGGAGGGTGTGTCATGA
- a CDS encoding ABC transporter substrate-binding protein: MKTRARLPRLVATGATLALALSLSACGDGDGGASGDDGKIHVLVYGDATNKVEKQLVDTFNKTSDVKVVLDTIPGADYQQKLQTIINTPQAPDVFFNWGGGSIKPFVKAGLLLPLDDLIKKNPDLENKFLPSVFNNAVVDGKPYGVPMRGTQPVLLFHNKKVLDEAGVEPPKTWDELLDAVGKLKDEGVTPIALGGGDVWPTQMWFQYLYDRIAGPELFQKALGGDKSAWESPDSKKALGMIRELVDTGAFGKNYDSVKYTNGGSVQLVAAGKAGFELMGSWYYSQQLTDHQEFAEKDLGYTAFPAVEGGKGDPADVAGNTNNYYSVMKKTKHPEAVAEFLKLMYSDEFVKAQLEIGNLPTTTNTDEFIETSGTPEYSRFQYDLVADAPSFQLSWDQAYPQKASSDMHKAVQQFFNGQLDTDGFIKAMQALPTE; this comes from the coding sequence ATGAAGACACGTGCGCGCTTGCCCAGACTGGTCGCCACCGGTGCGACGCTCGCCCTGGCACTGAGTCTCTCGGCCTGCGGGGACGGAGACGGCGGGGCGTCGGGGGACGACGGCAAGATCCACGTCCTGGTCTACGGGGACGCCACCAACAAGGTCGAGAAGCAGCTCGTCGACACGTTCAACAAGACCTCCGACGTCAAGGTCGTCCTCGACACCATCCCGGGTGCGGACTACCAGCAGAAGCTGCAGACCATCATCAACACCCCGCAGGCCCCGGACGTCTTCTTCAACTGGGGCGGCGGCAGCATCAAGCCGTTCGTCAAGGCCGGCCTGCTGCTGCCGCTCGACGACCTCATCAAGAAGAACCCCGATCTGGAGAACAAGTTCCTGCCGTCCGTCTTCAACAACGCCGTCGTCGACGGCAAGCCGTACGGCGTCCCGATGCGCGGCACCCAGCCGGTCCTGCTCTTCCACAACAAGAAGGTCCTCGACGAGGCGGGCGTCGAGCCGCCGAAGACCTGGGACGAACTGCTGGACGCGGTCGGGAAGCTCAAGGACGAGGGCGTCACGCCGATCGCGCTCGGCGGCGGCGACGTCTGGCCGACGCAGATGTGGTTCCAGTACCTCTACGACCGCATCGCCGGCCCGGAGCTGTTCCAGAAGGCCCTCGGCGGCGACAAGAGCGCGTGGGAGAGCCCGGACAGCAAGAAGGCCCTGGGCATGATCAGGGAACTCGTCGACACCGGCGCCTTCGGCAAGAACTACGACTCCGTCAAGTACACCAACGGCGGCTCGGTCCAGCTGGTGGCCGCGGGCAAGGCCGGCTTCGAGCTGATGGGCTCCTGGTACTACTCCCAGCAGCTGACGGACCACCAGGAGTTCGCCGAGAAGGACCTCGGCTACACCGCCTTCCCGGCCGTCGAGGGCGGCAAGGGCGACCCGGCCGACGTCGCGGGCAACACCAACAACTACTACTCGGTGATGAAGAAGACCAAGCACCCCGAGGCCGTCGCCGAGTTCCTGAAGCTCATGTACTCCGACGAGTTCGTCAAGGCGCAGCTGGAGATAGGCAACCTGCCGACCACGACCAACACCGACGAGTTCATCGAGACCTCCGGCACGCCCGAGTACTCGCGCTTCCAGTACGACCTGGTCGCCGACGCCCCGTCGTTCCAGCTCTCCTGGGACCAGGCGTACCCGCAGAAGGCGAGCTCGGACATGCACAAGGCCGTCCAGCAGTTCTTCAACGGACAGCTCGACACGGACGGCTTCATCAAGGCCATGCAGGCCCTTCCGACCGAGTGA